Proteins from one Cicer arietinum cultivar CDC Frontier isolate Library 1 chromosome 3, Cicar.CDCFrontier_v2.0, whole genome shotgun sequence genomic window:
- the LOC101508836 gene encoding phospholipase A(1) DAD1, chloroplastic, whose translation MTPLNHPTTFTPFSTTKTFTIKPQCITLIQPTKPNTKQHSHDTLKRTEKTTNLSTSSRSTTTPIPLSTKVSKRWKEYQGMRNWEGLLDPLDNNLRSEILRYGHFVEAAYKSFEFEPSSPNYSKNKFPKTTLLKKCGLPKTGYKLTKHLHATSGIQLPSWFDKAPTWVATKTSYIGYVAVCDNKEEIKRLGRRDVVIAFRGTTTCLEWLDNLRATLTNIDINIPCNNNNNKNNNNEPMVESGFLSLYTSKQDSSSSINAIPSLQEMVRKEIGRILKTYEGENLSFTITGHSLGAALAILTAYDIKTSFNNRKPLVTVMSFGGPRVGNRRFRLEVEKEGIKVLRIVNSDDVITKMPGFVFDEDDVEGNGDEVEGDVAWVLPRWIQKRVEETQLVYSEVGEELRLCSKDSPYLRGFNVATCHDLKTYLHLVDGFVSSSCPFRSTANRFLHR comes from the coding sequence ATGACACCCTTAAACCACCCTACAACCTTCACTCCTTTCTCCACTACCAAAACCTTCACCATCAAACCACAATGCATTACTCTCATTCAACCAACCAAACCAAACACAAAGCAACACTCCCACGACACCTTAAAAAGAACAGAGAAAACGACAAATCTTTCAACATCATCAAGATCAACAACAACACCTATACCATTATCAACAAAAGTTAGCAAAAGATGGAAAGAATACCAAGGAATGAGAAATTGGGAAGGTTTATTAGACCCATTGGACAACAACCTTCGTTCTGAAATCCTTCGTTATGGCCATTTCGTTGAAGCCGCATATAAATCCTTTGAATTCGAACCTTCTTCACCTAATTATTCCAAAAACAAGTTCCCAAAAACCACACTCTTAAAAAAATGCGGTTTACCCAAAACAGGTTACAAACTAACCAAACATTTACATGCAACCTCGGGAATTCAACTACCAAGTTGGTTCGACAAAGCACCAACATGGGTTGCAACAAAAACAAGTTACATTGGTTACGTTGCTGTTTGTGACAACAAAGAAGAAATCAAACGACTTGGTCGAAGAGATGTTGTTATTGCATTTAGAGGAACCACTACTTGTTTAGAATGGCTCGATAATCTTCGTGCTACTCTAACCAACATTGATATTAATATTCCAtgcaacaataataataataaaaataataataatgaaccCATGGTGGAAAGTGGATTTTTGAGTCTTTACACTTCTAAACAAGATTCTAGTTCTAGTATTAATGCTATTCCTTCATTGCAAGAAATGGTGAGAAAAGAAATCGGTCGTATTCTTAAAACATACGAAGGTGAAAATTTGAGTTTTACTATAACAGGACACAGTTTAGGAGCAGCATTAGCGATTTTAACAGCGTATGATATAAAAACATCTTTTAATAACCGGAAACCGTTAGTAACGGTGATGTCTTTCGGCGGTCCGCGGGTTGGTAACCGGAGATTCCGGTTAGAAGTTGAAAAAGAAGGGATTAAAGTGTTACGTATAGTGAACTCGGACGATGTAATTACGAAAATGCCGGGGTTTGTATTTGATGAGGATGACGTGGAAGGGAATGGTGATGAAGTGGAAGGTGACGTGGCGTGGGTTTTGCCACGGTGGATACAAAAGCGTGTGGAGGAGACGCAGTTGGTTTACTCTGAGGTTGGGGAGGAGCTACGGCTTTGTAGCAAGGATTCGCCGTACTTAAGGGGTTTTAATGTTGCCACGTGTCATGATTTGAAGACTTATTTGCATCTTGTTGACGGCTTTGTCAGCTCTTCATGTCCTTTTAGATCCACTGCCAACAGGTTCCTTCACCGGTAA